A section of the Paenibacillus yonginensis genome encodes:
- a CDS encoding MerR family transcriptional regulator, with product MEYTIRQMAKLAGISTRTLRYYDEIGLLKPAGITAAGYRLYGQAEVDRLQQLLFYRELGVGLENIREILDSPSFDAVQALKQHREQLLKQRQRLDQLIANVEKTLANQEGRMEMTDRDKFEGFKQKMIDDNEQNYGKEIREKYGDEAVEASNAKLQQMSEQEWNELKTLEHELASRLALAFQTGNPEGELAQQAAELHKRWLMYYWTAYSKEAHAGLADMYVADERFTAYYDKEQPGTAAFLREAIHIFTGVQH from the coding sequence ATGGAATATACGATTCGGCAGATGGCAAAGTTAGCCGGCATCAGCACCCGCACCTTGCGATATTACGATGAAATCGGGCTGTTGAAGCCGGCGGGAATAACAGCAGCCGGCTACAGGCTTTACGGGCAGGCCGAGGTGGATCGGCTTCAGCAGCTTTTATTTTACCGGGAGCTTGGTGTAGGTCTGGAGAACATCCGAGAGATTCTGGATTCCCCTTCTTTCGACGCCGTTCAGGCGCTGAAACAGCATCGCGAGCAGCTTCTGAAGCAAAGGCAGCGGCTTGATCAGCTGATCGCCAATGTGGAGAAGACGCTGGCGAATCAAGAAGGGAGAATGGAAATGACGGACCGCGACAAGTTTGAAGGATTTAAGCAGAAAATGATCGATGACAATGAACAAAACTACGGTAAAGAAATCCGCGAGAAATACGGAGACGAAGCCGTAGAGGCCTCTAACGCCAAACTGCAGCAGATGAGCGAGCAGGAATGGAACGAGCTCAAGACGCTGGAGCACGAGCTGGCTTCACGCCTTGCTTTGGCTTTCCAAACGGGGAATCCGGAGGGGGAACTGGCGCAGCAGGCGGCGGAGCTGCACAAGAGGTGGCTGATGTATTACTGGACGGCTTACAGCAAAGAAGCCCATGCGGGTCTTGCCGATATGTATGTGGCAGATGAGCGTTTTACCGCCTACTATGACAAGGAACAGCCCGGCACAGCTGCCTTCCTCAGAGAGGCCATTCATATTTTTACGGGTGTTCAGCATTAA
- a CDS encoding alpha/beta hydrolase has protein sequence MNRSIISMPSAWGRNVEHRYYWGGSANRTDGVSKGSTDGAKLAVIFPGKAYPCTMPLLYYAAQSALEHGCDVLELEYGFQSARTAFELEDLNILLYECKHAMDQIKHKYEQMVFVSKSIGTLVAGQIGEMLGQDAVRQLFLTPMDGTLPFIQSSRCTVIYGTGDSVFSPASVKAAGEAERAEVHSFEGADHMLGLGNVQQSLSVLCETCVLYDQFFAGLQ, from the coding sequence ATGAACCGAAGCATCATCTCAATGCCCTCGGCTTGGGGGCGGAATGTGGAGCATCGTTATTATTGGGGCGGCAGTGCCAACAGGACGGACGGTGTCAGCAAGGGGAGCACGGATGGAGCTAAGCTGGCGGTGATTTTTCCCGGGAAAGCCTATCCTTGTACCATGCCGCTGCTCTATTATGCAGCGCAGAGCGCTCTTGAACACGGCTGCGACGTGCTGGAGCTGGAATACGGATTTCAAAGCGCCAGAACGGCTTTTGAGCTGGAGGATTTGAATATTTTGCTGTATGAATGCAAGCATGCTATGGATCAAATCAAACACAAATATGAGCAAATGGTTTTTGTCAGCAAAAGCATTGGTACGCTCGTCGCCGGACAAATCGGTGAAATGCTGGGCCAAGATGCTGTACGCCAGCTGTTTCTGACGCCGATGGACGGAACGCTGCCATTTATTCAGAGCTCGCGCTGCACGGTCATATACGGTACGGGGGATTCGGTGTTTAGCCCGGCCAGCGTTAAGGCGGCAGGAGAAGCAGAACGCGCGGAGGTGCACAGCTTTGAAGGAGCCGATCATATGCTCGGTTTGGGGAACGTCCAGCAATCATTATCGGTTTTGTGTGAGACATGTGTCCTTTACGATCAATTTTTTGCCGGGTTACAATGA
- a CDS encoding NUDIX hydrolase, translated as MMSRLIRKIPNRWLVWMYVRFPIKGMKDWLVYRSQSKFLMAVLAVVTNEAGEVLLLKHTYRKDPWGIPGGWMQHESPKEALEREIFEETAFKVQVDGMAKPVYATKPHRIELLYKARFLSGTFRPNEEISAYQFCKVGEWPAGLPESQVNLIQAVLEEERV; from the coding sequence ATGATGTCCAGACTGATCCGAAAAATACCGAACCGATGGCTGGTCTGGATGTATGTCCGGTTTCCGATTAAAGGGATGAAAGACTGGCTGGTCTACCGGTCGCAAAGCAAGTTTCTTATGGCTGTTCTGGCCGTTGTGACCAACGAGGCCGGGGAAGTGCTGCTGCTTAAGCATACATATCGGAAAGATCCGTGGGGTATTCCCGGCGGCTGGATGCAGCACGAAAGCCCGAAAGAGGCGCTTGAGCGGGAGATTTTTGAGGAAACAGCCTTTAAGGTCCAAGTCGATGGAATGGCGAAACCGGTTTATGCCACGAAACCCCACCGGATAGAGCTGCTTTACAAAGCCCGTTTCTTGTCGGGGACGTTCCGGCCCAATGAAGAAATATCCGCTTACCAATTTTGCAAAGTCGGGGAATGGCCGGCAGGTCTGCCGGAAAGCCAGGTTAATCTGATCCAGGCGGTTTTGGAAGAAGAGCGGGTGTGA
- a CDS encoding YjjG family noncanonical pyrimidine nucleotidase, which translates to MGKYTTILFDADDTLYDYVQSETHALTRTFEEAGLESTEQLFASYKLINGKLWKELEQGLVKIGELRTERFRRLLEQEHLVIEMNEEDLSNTYVKYLSEGIFLLPGAVELCRYLGLNGYRMAIVTNGIREVQLSRIGGSELKDVFEEIIISEDTGYQKPHTGFFDYAFDKLKLTDKESVLIVGDSLTSDIQGGVNYGIDTCWFNPKGLPNTSQAKPKYEIRDLSELIAIVSE; encoded by the coding sequence ATGGGAAAATACACTACGATTTTGTTTGATGCCGATGATACGTTATATGACTATGTGCAGTCCGAAACGCATGCCCTGACCCGCACGTTCGAGGAAGCGGGACTGGAATCGACAGAGCAGCTATTTGCCAGCTACAAGCTGATTAACGGCAAGCTTTGGAAGGAGCTGGAGCAGGGGCTCGTGAAGATCGGCGAGCTGCGCACGGAACGTTTTAGGAGATTGCTTGAGCAGGAACATTTGGTGATTGAAATGAATGAGGAAGACCTGAGCAATACGTATGTGAAATATTTGAGCGAAGGGATTTTCCTGCTGCCAGGGGCGGTTGAGCTGTGCAGATACTTGGGTTTAAACGGGTACCGGATGGCCATTGTGACCAACGGGATTCGCGAAGTCCAGCTGAGCCGGATCGGCGGCTCCGAACTGAAGGATGTGTTTGAGGAGATTATTATTTCGGAGGACACGGGATATCAGAAGCCTCATACCGGCTTCTTCGATTACGCATTTGACAAACTGAAGCTTACGGATAAGGAATCGGTGCTGATCGTCGGGGATTCGTTAACCTCGGATATTCAAGGCGGAGTAAACTACGGGATTGATACCTGCTGGTTTAATCCTAAAGGCCTTCCGAATACGTCGCAGGCCAAACCGAAATACGAGATCCGCGATTTAAGCGAGCTGATTGCCATCGTAAGCGAATAG
- a CDS encoding undecaprenyldiphospho-muramoylpentapeptide beta-N-acetylglucosaminyltransferase: MPSTQRKKIVFTGGGSAGHVSVNLALIPSMQERGFETYYIGSHSGIEAGLIAGLPNVPYTGISTGKLRRYLDMENLKDPFRIIKGVAEAHRAIRTLKPDIVFSKGGFVSVPVVLAASLNRVPVIIHESDITPGLANRIALPFARKVCVTFPEAARHVKNGKAVHVGAIVRDELFSGSAARGRAFCGLSAGKPIMVCMGGSLGSAKLNRVIRNNLEKLLPHFQIVHLCGKGQTDPGLDKKGYAQFEYITEQLPDVLAAADLVVSRAGSNSIFEFLALNKPMLLIPLSKAASRGDQLLNAESFRSAGYADVLLEEDITDIRFVHAVQQLYHNRGEIKARMKSHDNQASLRTVLELIMQTVR; the protein is encoded by the coding sequence ATGCCAAGCACGCAGCGGAAGAAAATCGTCTTCACCGGCGGGGGCTCCGCCGGCCACGTCTCGGTCAATTTGGCTTTAATCCCGTCCATGCAGGAGCGGGGTTTCGAGACGTATTATATCGGCTCACACAGCGGAATTGAAGCCGGGCTTATCGCCGGGCTTCCGAATGTTCCTTACACGGGCATATCAACGGGAAAGTTAAGGCGTTATCTGGATATGGAGAATCTGAAAGACCCTTTCCGGATAATAAAAGGCGTGGCTGAAGCACACCGCGCCATCCGGACCCTGAAACCGGATATCGTATTTTCCAAAGGCGGATTTGTATCCGTCCCGGTTGTTCTGGCCGCTTCTTTAAACCGGGTACCCGTCATTATCCATGAATCGGATATCACGCCGGGTCTGGCCAACCGGATTGCCCTGCCTTTTGCCCGGAAGGTTTGCGTAACTTTTCCGGAAGCAGCCCGGCATGTGAAGAACGGCAAAGCCGTCCATGTCGGAGCGATTGTGCGCGATGAACTGTTCAGCGGGTCGGCAGCAAGAGGAAGGGCATTCTGCGGTTTGTCAGCTGGCAAACCTATTATGGTCTGTATGGGCGGAAGTTTGGGCTCCGCCAAGCTGAACCGGGTGATCCGAAATAATCTGGAGAAGCTGCTGCCTCATTTCCAGATCGTTCACCTGTGCGGTAAAGGACAAACGGACCCGGGACTCGATAAGAAAGGTTATGCCCAATTTGAATATATAACAGAGCAGCTGCCGGATGTGCTGGCCGCAGCAGATCTTGTGGTTTCAAGGGCGGGCTCCAATTCCATCTTTGAATTTCTGGCGTTAAACAAACCTATGCTGCTTATTCCGCTCTCCAAAGCGGCGAGCCGCGGCGACCAGCTCTTGAATGCGGAATCGTTCCGTTCGGCGGGTTACGCGGACGTTCTCCTTGAGGAAGATATCACCGATATCCGTTTTGTGCACGCTGTTCAGCAGCTATATCATAACCGCGGAGAAATAAAAGCCCGTATGAAGAGCCATGATAATCAGGCTTCGCTTCGGACGGTTCTGGAGCTTATTATGCAAACGGTCCGATGA
- a CDS encoding class I SAM-dependent methyltransferase: protein MSEVVKSYYDENAGQEWERLNRPYSGIEFRSTKHLIQKYFPEKGRVCDIGSGPGRYAVELLKQGYNVTLFELSPKELELAAAHIDRLGLKAGGFICGDARELRGMENGHFEAALVLGPLYHILEEQERLRVIQEAYRVLKPGGIVLFGYINSWGALKAGVTEFSESFRELDKIYDYLTELKLDESRGFTECYFTVPPQALKEVQTGGFEILSYAGAEGFLAGTQTEIGRLYREDRVVYDNLLQAASETCEAPQFRDATEHLLVVARKPAGE from the coding sequence ATGAGTGAAGTCGTCAAAAGCTATTATGATGAAAATGCCGGACAGGAATGGGAGCGGCTGAATCGTCCATACAGCGGGATTGAATTCCGGAGCACAAAACATCTGATTCAGAAATATTTTCCTGAGAAAGGCCGGGTTTGCGATATTGGGTCCGGGCCGGGGCGTTATGCCGTGGAACTGCTGAAGCAGGGCTACAATGTCACTTTGTTTGAGCTGTCCCCGAAAGAACTCGAGCTTGCAGCCGCGCATATTGACCGGCTGGGTTTGAAAGCGGGTGGATTTATTTGCGGGGATGCACGTGAACTTCGAGGAATGGAGAATGGACATTTTGAAGCCGCATTGGTGTTAGGACCGCTGTATCATATCCTGGAGGAACAGGAGAGGCTCCGGGTGATTCAAGAGGCTTACAGGGTTCTGAAGCCCGGGGGGATCGTTTTGTTTGGTTATATCAATTCGTGGGGGGCGCTAAAGGCCGGAGTTACGGAATTCAGTGAATCCTTCCGGGAACTGGATAAGATTTATGATTATTTAACTGAACTAAAGCTGGATGAGAGCCGAGGGTTTACGGAATGTTACTTCACGGTCCCGCCTCAAGCCCTTAAAGAGGTGCAGACAGGCGGCTTTGAAATTCTTTCTTATGCTGGTGCTGAAGGTTTCCTGGCTGGCACGCAGACGGAGATTGGCCGGTTATACCGCGAGGACCGGGTAGTCTATGATAATCTGCTCCAGGCAGCGTCTGAAACCTGTGAAGCTCCTCAATTCAGGGATGCGACCGAGCATCTTCTTGTAGTGGCAAGAAAGCCGGCAGGGGAATAA
- the poxB gene encoding ubiquinone-dependent pyruvate dehydrogenase: MKTIADAVVEVLINAGVKRIYGIVGDSLNNMTDAIRKNGQIEWIHVRHEEVGAFAAGADALLEGSLAVCAGSSGPGHLHLINGLYECNRSRVPVLAIAAHIPSDEFGSEYFQATHPEHVFGECSHYCEVITTPRQVPRTVTMAIQQAIANQGVSVIVLPGDVAALAAEKNPVPEHVMYPSKPVVHPSEEEIGKLASYLNKGKKITLLCGAGCRGAHDKLMELCSRLQAPMVVALRGKEYLEYENPYYVGLTGLIGYSSGYHAMMDCDVLLMLGTDFPYRQFYPEHAAVLQVDIQPAHLGRRTHLAYGVCGDVGATIDRLLPLLTEEHDSAHLNKSTERYAKVRQGLDELAVGTPGRKPIHPQYVTRLVSELAKEDAVFTCDVGTPTVWSARYLQMNGQRRLLGSFNHGTMANALPQAIGAQVAQPDRQVISLSGDGGLAMLMGDLLTLKQYQLPVKVIVFNNGALGFVELEMKAAGFLESGTELVNPNFAEVAQAIGLAGIRVEDPAELEEALTRAFAEEGPVLVDVVVNRQELSMPPNITFKQAQGFGLWMMKAVLSGRGDELVELAKTNLIH, from the coding sequence GTGAAGACCATAGCCGATGCTGTTGTGGAAGTGTTGATTAATGCCGGAGTCAAAAGAATCTATGGAATCGTCGGGGACTCGCTGAATAACATGACTGATGCTATCCGTAAAAATGGTCAGATCGAATGGATTCATGTCCGCCATGAAGAAGTCGGAGCGTTTGCCGCCGGTGCCGATGCGTTGCTGGAAGGCAGTCTTGCTGTCTGCGCCGGAAGCAGCGGACCCGGGCATTTACATTTGATTAACGGCCTGTATGAATGCAACCGGTCCCGGGTACCCGTGCTGGCTATTGCAGCTCACATCCCCAGCGATGAATTCGGGAGCGAATATTTCCAGGCTACACATCCCGAGCATGTCTTTGGGGAGTGCAGCCACTATTGTGAAGTGATCACTACCCCCCGGCAGGTTCCGCGGACGGTGACCATGGCGATTCAGCAGGCTATCGCCAATCAGGGCGTGTCCGTAATCGTTCTCCCGGGGGATGTAGCGGCGCTGGCAGCGGAGAAAAATCCGGTGCCCGAGCACGTCATGTACCCCAGCAAACCTGTCGTGCATCCGTCCGAGGAGGAAATCGGCAAGCTGGCGTCTTACTTAAACAAGGGCAAAAAAATCACCCTGCTGTGCGGGGCAGGCTGCAGAGGGGCGCACGACAAACTGATGGAATTATGCAGCCGTCTCCAGGCCCCGATGGTGGTAGCCCTGCGGGGGAAAGAATATTTGGAGTATGAGAACCCGTATTATGTCGGGCTGACCGGTCTCATCGGCTATTCCTCCGGTTACCACGCCATGATGGACTGTGACGTGCTGCTGATGCTCGGCACGGATTTCCCGTATCGGCAGTTTTATCCGGAGCATGCAGCGGTGCTCCAGGTGGATATCCAGCCGGCTCACCTGGGGCGAAGAACGCATTTGGCGTATGGGGTTTGCGGAGACGTCGGCGCCACGATCGACCGTCTGCTGCCGCTGCTTACGGAAGAACATGACTCAGCTCACCTGAATAAATCCACCGAACGGTATGCCAAGGTTAGGCAGGGACTTGATGAGCTGGCCGTTGGTACACCCGGCCGCAAACCGATTCACCCGCAGTACGTAACCCGCCTGGTCAGTGAGCTGGCAAAGGAAGATGCCGTGTTCACCTGCGATGTGGGGACGCCTACCGTATGGTCCGCCCGTTATTTACAAATGAACGGTCAGCGGAGGCTGCTGGGCTCCTTTAACCATGGAACCATGGCAAACGCGCTGCCTCAGGCGATCGGGGCACAGGTAGCTCAGCCCGACCGCCAGGTCATCTCATTATCCGGAGACGGCGGTTTAGCCATGCTGATGGGGGATCTGCTTACCCTGAAACAATATCAGCTGCCTGTCAAGGTGATCGTTTTCAACAACGGAGCATTAGGTTTTGTTGAGCTGGAGATGAAAGCCGCCGGCTTTCTGGAAAGTGGCACCGAACTGGTCAATCCGAATTTCGCCGAGGTAGCCCAAGCTATTGGGCTTGCAGGCATCAGGGTGGAAGACCCGGCGGAGCTGGAGGAAGCTCTGACCCGTGCTTTTGCAGAAGAGGGACCGGTGCTGGTCGATGTGGTCGTCAACCGACAGGAATTGTCGATGCCGCCGAACATTACGTTTAAGCAGGCACAAGGCTTTGGACTCTGGATGATGAAGGCCGTATTAAGCGGGCGCGGTGACGAACTCGTCGAGCTGGCCAAGACGAATTTAATCCATTAA
- a CDS encoding HD domain-containing protein — translation MVIKQAELFVREQLGSDRSGHDWWHIDRVRKMALELAGLEGADPFVCELAALLHDVADEKLNESKEAGLEKVDSWLSMHLSGNPYEPVISHIRSIISTMSYNGGSNPPMTTLEGKVVQDADRLDAIGAIGIARAFAYGGSKGRSMHEPGKDFTGISYRSEENTTVHHFYEKLLKLKDLMNTEHARRLAQKRHQVMEQFLEQFYKEWEAVDGRNA, via the coding sequence ATGGTCATAAAACAGGCCGAGCTTTTCGTCCGGGAGCAGCTTGGCTCCGACAGGAGCGGGCATGACTGGTGGCATATCGACCGGGTCAGAAAGATGGCCCTGGAGCTGGCCGGTCTTGAGGGAGCGGATCCGTTCGTCTGTGAGCTGGCCGCCTTATTGCATGATGTGGCCGACGAAAAACTTAATGAAAGTAAAGAAGCCGGACTGGAGAAGGTAGACAGCTGGTTAAGCATGCATCTAAGCGGCAATCCATATGAGCCTGTTATCTCGCATATTAGGTCTATTATTTCCACGATGTCCTATAACGGGGGGAGCAACCCGCCGATGACAACGCTGGAAGGCAAAGTAGTCCAGGACGCCGACAGGCTGGACGCGATCGGAGCGATCGGCATTGCAAGGGCTTTTGCTTACGGCGGCTCAAAGGGGCGTTCCATGCACGAGCCCGGCAAGGATTTTACCGGCATTTCCTACCGCAGCGAGGAGAATACGACGGTGCACCATTTCTACGAAAAGCTGCTGAAGCTGAAGGACCTGATGAATACCGAGCACGCCCGCAGGCTGGCCCAGAAAAGGCACCAGGTAATGGAACAGTTTTTGGAGCAGTTTTATAAAGAATGGGAAGCGGTCGACGGCAGGAATGCCTGA
- the murI gene encoding glutamate racemase, whose product MRIAFFDSGIGGLTVLSEAIRRLPAEDFLYFADTLHVPYGTKSLAEVNQYVKESVHAIMQEEIKALVVACNTGTSAAISELREMYSIPIIGMEPAVKPAVEKSLGKGRRVLVFATPLTLSQVKYTELVARVDDHSIVDSFPLPELVPYCESLNFDPVEIGHYFRTKLAPLDLNQYGTVVLGCTHYPFYRDILQDVLPAHLELIDGSKGTVKRLISMLDERNLLGSRGTGSIKLMCSESNPEYVVKMEKALAYLQQKSPAK is encoded by the coding sequence GTGAGAATTGCTTTTTTTGATTCGGGAATCGGAGGACTCACAGTTTTAAGCGAAGCGATCCGGAGGCTGCCTGCCGAGGATTTTCTATATTTTGCCGATACCCTTCATGTTCCTTACGGAACCAAATCGCTGGCGGAAGTGAACCAATATGTCAAAGAGTCGGTTCATGCGATTATGCAGGAAGAAATCAAGGCGCTGGTCGTCGCTTGCAACACGGGTACCAGTGCGGCTATTTCCGAGCTCCGGGAAATGTATTCCATTCCGATTATCGGCATGGAGCCGGCGGTCAAGCCTGCCGTAGAAAAGAGTCTGGGAAAGGGAAGACGGGTTCTGGTCTTTGCTACCCCCCTTACCTTGAGCCAAGTTAAATATACCGAACTGGTAGCCCGGGTGGATGATCATTCGATCGTGGATTCTTTTCCTCTGCCCGAGCTGGTGCCTTATTGTGAAAGCCTGAACTTTGATCCGGTTGAGATCGGCCATTATTTCAGGACCAAGCTGGCGCCGCTGGATTTAAATCAATACGGCACGGTTGTGCTGGGCTGCACACATTATCCGTTCTACAGGGACATCCTTCAAGATGTGCTTCCGGCACATCTTGAGCTGATCGACGGCAGCAAAGGAACGGTCAAAAGATTAATCTCGATGCTGGACGAACGGAATTTGCTTGGCTCGCGGGGAACCGGCAGCATTAAGCTGATGTGCTCCGAATCCAATCCCGAGTATGTAGTTAAAATGGAGAAAGCGCTGGCCTATCTTCAGCAGAAAAGCCCTGCGAAGTAG